The following coding sequences lie in one Fusarium poae strain DAOMC 252244 chromosome 1, whole genome shotgun sequence genomic window:
- a CDS encoding hypothetical protein (CAZy:GH2), with protein sequence MDKPLGLTATMMSLSAAGMSAGAFPGALPDWTNLNILQHNTLPPRAHFYSYSDQESALSFNRDQSLFHSLNGTWKFHYDASPLDAPIWETANTTSWHDIEVPGMWQLQGYGNPHYTNIDYPFSVTPPNVSYVNPTGSYWRQFEVPEDWEGDQIRLRFEGVDSAFHVRINGEEVGYAQGSRNPHEFDITNYLSSDKANELAVRVYQWSDGSYIEDQDQWWLSGIFRDVYLIPFSESSIVDYQVDSDLSDSFDQGSLKVNVTIQGQEGDLAIKLLAPNGSAIDEWKGSSSDIYKKQISGDDFHLWSAETPNLYTLLIIFNGRTISQKVGLRRVEMKGPNFYVNGKPIIIYGVNRHEHHHLTGRTVSYENMREDLLLMKRSNINTIRAAHQPHHPDFFDVADELGFYVIGEADLECHGFRSFEDTEEKAAEWLSNNPDWEDAYIDRARQLVERYKNHASIIIWSLGNECFYGQNHAAMSKWIRNRDPSRIIHYEQDHEAKSTDMYSQMYTTPDYVRQFIKDHGDKPVLLCEFAHAMGNGPGGLVEYIDMFRTEPLSQGGLVWEWSNHGILKEEGNLTYYAYGGDFGDEPNDADFIMDGLTLSDHSPMPSLREYAKVIQPVSVKLAKNGSAMTVTNHYDFLDLSHLDASWHLVTDGLKTDPQNLPLPRIPACENRTLAIPSGQNTTAGEFWVTVEFRLNQDTLWANKGHLIAWDQLHMKRSAPMVKNTDSLSRRTETAGFEKKGTKLVYNNGDSSFGFDLLQGNVTWAKNGVDVFQRGPELSFYRALTQNDASGSGDGPMWERAGIPMIYPQVRDVTWNTDQSGATVHYKVWVGVKTQAWGIEANMAYKIPSSGPQLQLQVSGEFIGKNSSHTIPRIGLMAVLPESFDNVSWFGRGPGESYKDSKQAGRIGQYNSTVPDLFTHYDYPQENGNREDLRWLKIGNKDTTLEARRTKGEAFSFTARRYMPFDLDDAKHPHDLKPLNMTVLHLDYDSNGLGSATVAVRPFEQHRCYMKPFNFTFDFNVV encoded by the exons ATG GACAAGCCATTGGGTCTCACTGCCACCATGATGTCTTTATCGGCTGCTGGAATGTCAGCTGGTGCATTTCCCGGGGCCTTGCCCGATTGGACAAACCTCAACATTCTACAACACAATACCCTTCCTCCGAGAGCTCATTTTTACTCTTACTCGGACCAAGAATCAGCACTCTCATTTAATCGGGACCAAAGTCTTTTTCATAGTCTTAATGGTACTTGGAAATTCCACTACGACGCAAGTCCTCTGGATGCACCAATCTGGGAAACTGCAAATACCACCTCATGGCACGATATTGAAGTGCCAGGTATGTGGCAGCTTCAGGGATATGGAAATCCTCACTATACCAATATCGACTACCCATTCTCCGTGACACCGCCCAATGTCTCCTACGTCAATCCAACTGGCTCGTATTGGCGTCAATTCGAGGTTCCCGAAGATTGGGAAGGCGACCAAATCCGATTGAGGTTTGAAGGCGTGGATAGTGCATTTCATGTACGAATCAATGGTGAAGAAGTAGGGTATGCGCAAGGCAGTCGCAACCCTCACGAATTTGACATTACAAACTATCTATCTTCCGACAAGGCCAATGAGCTTGCCGTGAGGGTCTACCAGTGGTCTGATGGATCCTACATCGAAGATCAAGATCAATGGTGGCTTTCTGGTATATTTCGCGACGTTTATCTCATCCCGTTCTCTGAGTCCTCAATCGTCGACTACCAAGTCGATTCTGACCTCAGCGACTCTTTCGATCAAGGTTCCCTCAAGGTCAATGTCACCatacaaggacaagaaggagATTTAGCCATCAAGTTGTTAGCTCCCAATGGCTCAGCAATTGATGAGTGGAAAGGATCATCATCTGATATTTACAAGAAGCAAATATCTGGGGACGACTTCCACCTCTGGTCTGCCGAGACACCTAACCTATATACTTTGCTGATAATATTCAATGGACGGACAATCAGCCAAAAAGTTGGTCTCCGACGCGTTGAAATGAAGGGTCCCAACTTTTACGTCAATGGAAAGCCTATCATCATATACGGTGTCAACAGACAcgaacatcatcatctcacAGGCCGCACAGTTAGCTACGAGAACATGCGAgaggatcttcttctcatgaAGCGTTCCAATATCAATACCATCCGTGCAGCTCATCAGCCTCACCATCCTGACTTCTTCGACGTGGCGGATGAACTAGGTTTCTACGTGATTGGCGAGGCCGATCTCGAGTGTCATGGCTTTAGATCATTTGAAGATACAGAGGAGAAGGCAGCAGAGTGGCTTTCTAACAACCCCGACTGGGAAGATGCATATATCGACAGAGCTCGTCAACTTGTCGAGCGATACAAGAATCAtgcctccatcatcatctggtcTCTTGGTAATGAGTGCTTCTATGGCCAGAATCACGCTGCCATGAGCAAATGGATCCGAAACAGAGACCCAAGTCGCATCATTCACTATGAGCAGGACCACGAAGCCAAGTCGACGGATATGTACAGTCAAATGTATACTACTCCCGATTATGTTCGACAATTCATCAAAGACCATGGTGATAAACCAGTGCTGCTATGCGAGTTTGCTCA TGCTATGGGCAATGGCCCCGGTGGTCTGGTAGAGTACATTGACATGTTCAGGACTGAGCCGCTATCTCAAGGCGGTCTTGTCTGGGAATGGAGCAATCACGGAATCCTCAAGGAAGAGGGAAACCTCACATACTATGCATACGGTGGTGACTTCGGCGATGAGCCCAATGACGCTGATTTCATCATGGACGGGTTGACGTTGTCTGATCACTCGCCTATGCCTTCTCTGAGGGAGTACGCCAAAGTGATCCAGCCGGTGTCGGTCAAGCTCGCAAAGAATGGCAGCGCAATGACTGTTACCAATCATTATGACTTTTTGGATCTCAGTCATCTTGATGCTTCGTGGCATCTCGTTACAGACGGTCTTAAGACCGACCCTCAGAATCTTCCTCTGCCTCGTATCCCAGCATGCGAAAACAGAACTCTTGCGATTCCTTCTGGACAAAACACGACTGCTGGCGAGTTTTGGGTCACTGTAGAGTTCAGACTAAATCAAGATACTCTATGGGCTAACAAGGGGCATCTCATTGCTTGGGATCAACTTCACATGAAGCGATCCGCTCCAATGGTCAAAAACACAGATTCTCTCAGTCGCCGCACTGAAACAGCAGGATTTGAGAAGAAGGGAACGAAGCTGGTATACAATAATGGGGACTCCTCCTTTGGCTTCGATCTGCTTCAAGGCAATGTCACCTGGGCCAAGAATGGGGTTGATGTTTTTCAGCGCGGCCCAGAGCTCTCCTTCTACCGGGCCCTGACTCAAAACGATGCTTCTGGTTCAGGCGATGGTCCCATGTGGGAACGAGCTGGCATTCCAATGATCTACCCTCAAGTTAGAGATGTCACCTGGAACACCGATCAAAGCGGCGCTACGGTTCACTACAAGGTATGGGTTGGCGTCAAGACTCAAGCGTGGGGCATTGAGGCGAACATGGCCTACAAGATTCCCTCTTCCGGTCCACAACTCCAGCTTCAAGTTAGTGGCGAATTCATTGGCAAGAATTCTTCTCATACGATTCCACGCATCGGGCTCATGGCTGTTCTACCCGAGTCCTTCGACAACGTGTCGTGGTTCGGCCGCGGCCCAGGTGAGAGCTACAAAGACTCTAAACAAGCAGGTCGTATTGGACAGTACAACTCTACCGTACCAGACTTGTTTACGCACTACGACTACCCCCAAGAGAACGGCAATCGTGAAGATCTGCGCTGGCTCAAGATCGGAAACAAGGACACTACGCTTGAGGCGAGACGTACAAAGGGCGAGGCTTTCAGTTTCACAGCGAGAAGGTATATGCCTTTTGATCTCGACGATGCCAAACACCCTCATGATTTGAAGCCCTTGAACATGACAGTTCTGCATCTCGACTACGACAGCAATGGCCTGGGCAGTGCGACCGTTGCTGTAAGGCCGTTTGAACAGCACAGGTGTTATATGAAGCCTTTTAACTTTACATTTGACTTCAATGTTGTCTAG
- a CDS encoding hypothetical protein (SECRETED:SignalP(1-21)) gives MVSAWLVFWIAATLSLRSVVAGPCKPRPISRTSSTVEISAGLTSTSTLSFTSGLSLTETGSISVPFQTSTARSSTGVSDSESLTVETSVTGSIYSSDFSISTALTTSTALDSSVSSTVSYSASEISETVTVTETQSWVTLSSQTGVLLSTESIQTDTASSETGTVTSTTTVDEIPTTTVAESALETTTITTTALYQTSESTTDVELPSDTTSVESVLDTTVITATATYQTSDTTTTTEISSEATPVESTLGTTTTTVDRMLDSTSTTPGYSDTTLVESTSGTITTTELTTTIVTTSETTEHTIATTAESVADVTTTSTTTESVVDTATSTAEVIVDTTTTTTAASTTATTTNIDTTITAESATSTEVSIDSLSTLADATTTTAELTTETTTGTTTMFTTTTAETTTTEAMTTTSEECKIYPYMLV, from the coding sequence TGCGGCGACCCTCTCGCTTCGTTCAGTTGTCGCTGGACCATGCAAACCTCGTCCCATCTCACGAACCAGCTCGACTGTCGAGATATCTGCAGGTCTCACGTCTACGTCCACTTTGTCCTTCACTTCTGGACTTTCTTTGACTGAAACCGGGTCCATTTCGGTTCCTTTTCAAACTTCTACTGCACGAAGCTCCACTGGAGTCTCGGATAGCGAAAGCTTGACAGTTGAGACATCTGTTACTGGATCCATCTACTCTTCCGATTTTTCAATCTCTACTGCACTCACTACCTCAACCGCCCTCGATTCTTCGGTCTCATCCACGGTATCCTATTCCGCTAGCGAGATCAGCGAAACTGTGACTGTGACTGAGACTCAGTCTTGGGTTACCCTCAGCTCGCAGACTGGCGTTTTATTATCCACGGAGTCTATTCAGACTGACACCGCAAGTTCTGAGACAGGTACTGTGACCTCGACCACTACTGTCGATGAGATACCGACCACCACTGTGGCCGAGTCTGCCTTGGAAACCACTAcaatcaccaccaccgcTCTCTACCAGACGTCAGAATCAACCACCGATGTTGAATTACCTTCCGACACCACGTCAGTTGAGTCTGTTCTGGATACCACAGTCATTACTGCCACTGCCACGTACCAGACGTCGGATACAACTACCACTACCGAAATATCTTCTGAAGCCACACCAGTCGAGTCAACTTTGGgtaccaccaccacaactgTCGACCGGATGTTGGACTCAACGAGCACGACTCCTGGATATTCAGACACTACTCTAGTAGAATCTACTTCGGGGACTATCACTACCACTGAGCTCACTACAACCATCGTCACTACGTCTGAGACTACTGAACACACTATCGCTACCACTGCTGAGTCTGTTGCAGATGTAACTACTACTAGCACCACAACTGAGTCTGTTGTGGATACAGCTACTAGCACAGCTGAAGTTATCGTAGACACGACCACCACCACGACAGCCGCGTCTACTACAGCCACTACTACCAATATAGACACTACTATTACGGCAGAGTCTGCCACCTCAACTGAAGTCTCGATCGACAGTTTATCAACTCTTGCCGATGCTACTACCACAACTGCCGAACTTACAACAGAAACAACTACGGGTACTACTACAATGTTTACGACCACAACTGCTGAGACTACCACAACCGAGGCCATGACCACTACTAGCGAGGAGTGCAAGATTTACCCGTACATGCTTGTTTAG